One Populus nigra chromosome 16, ddPopNigr1.1, whole genome shotgun sequence genomic window, TGAAGAATTTGAATAGAGTTTATGATGGTGGTTATGTAGGCTATGAGATCCAAGGTTTTTGGATGCAATCGTTTTCAGGTTGCCTCCATTACTGTGGCAATGCAGCATAGCAGAATCATGTGCCCAAGTTTCCTTTTGGTTCAAACTTTAGTCACCCTCACACTTGCAACGGCTATGAGATGATTGTTATGTGGAGGAGGTAATGAATGTGGGTTGACTAAAGCCCTCCTAAATTAGTAAAAGCTTGCATTGTGCACCTGCTGGTTCCATTCTCTTCTTTGCTGTGTTATTTCCCCCATAAATTCAGGTTCAGTTCCTCCTGTGTTTCTGTCTCCACCCTCCTTGCGCAGTGGCGATTTCAGCTACTTGCATCTGCTGGCCCCCTGTCCACCACTCTGTTTTTTTGACAGACAAGTAGGGATGATGAGAAAACATGACATTTggtataatatattttcttgaaatgttatattttgatttaatataatttttattgtgacatcaagaaaaatatatatcactgctggaagaaagaaattattaaaataacattagtatatttttactattgaattgctaataattttatatttcaagatAAACATTGATTCTGTTGATTTACCtgaaatttacatttttttacttGTACGAGATTGTTGGAGTACGAGtagctttaatattttatttttcttttgattttttacaaCATAAATGTCAGTCTTACACTTCCAGGTCATGATGGTACATGTTCTTCAGAGATGaaactttatatttaatcaagaaaaaattaagcataaaaaatcctataaaaactATATACAAAACTCTCGAATTTATAGAGGTTTATTCAATAATGTAATAGAGGATAACTATAAaacatttgttttgaaattttccaaaaacaaaatagtgtataaaaatatttaaatacataTATTACTGCAATTTATTAACAGTTTCACTCAATTATTTCCTAATTCATCGAGCTTTCTTacttatattttcttatattacaCATGTTAATCTAATTTTGTccttttaatgtttaataacaCATGCTTCGATTTAATCATTTCTATCTAATTCAAACTCTCCCACTtcgtttattaattaaattagtctTTAGAGCTTGATTTTccaccataattatttttttattcttattaaccgttgtatgttttttttttattctaaaaatatatttaatattgtggtaatttttatggttaaagtttgaaaaaataaatttaagaaaaattatatttgttttcgtAACCAAGACTTCAAGAGAAAGTTTTTAACTCATATGtaatttgttctattttttaaagtgtttttaaaattatttttcatttgaaaaacattaaattaatattttttaaatattctttgataattttaatatattaatgttaaaaataaaaaaaacttgaaaaatattttaatatatttttaataaaaaaatttaaaaatatcatgtacGTGAAAACCAAATccacactaaaaatatataatcttatCATCTGCATCTTGCCAAAAACTTCCATTACATCCTTATCCTTCTCGATCAAGGAAACACAATGGCCACCACCATTTCTGATATTGGGTGggagttttaatttattttttattaaaatttaatttttgtttttattttaaatttaatttttaataatttttaataattttaatatgttgatattaaaaataaaaaatattttttaaaataaaaaatattttaaaaaatacctgctaaaaaaatcaatcaatcaacgTAATTAAGATAATATAATTAAGATAAGATATATCCTATCTCCATTCTCCTCCACGAATCTAACTAAATTTAAGTAACAAGACAAGTGGACATCCACGTGGCTTGTCCAAACCCAACCTCCACTGGTAGAAGCCACCTCATCAACACAACCGAACCTTCCTAGAGGTGAGTTCCCAGCTCTATCCAGAGAAGTCCCATCAGCTCTACACATGTTGGAGCTTGGAGACTCATGTCCTAATGTCCACTCCTAgacatcaattaattaaataatgttcGCCTTACTCTCAGCCCTCCGCGCATGTCATCTCGTAGGTGCCCAGCTACCAATGGACGGTGGAGAGATCTTTATCCAGCTTGCAAATCATTACTGGACCAAGTCAACCTCCACCGcgttccttccttccttccatcTTTCCAGATGTTTCTAGGAATTTAGGATTCCCTTCACCCTTTATATACCTCTCATctctcctctccctctctcaatCCAATCCAGTCCAAGCAAGAAACCCTCGAAGAAGAAGAGCCCTTTTCCTTGAAATCTCAAAAAACAAACGTTGTCAAGCCTTAAGAATACAATCTTTGATTGGTTGCCTGGTTTTCgtagcaaaagaagaagaaacaaaccgAGCCCACTTCTTTGATTTGAGTTTCAATCATGATGATGTCGATGTTCAGTTCATTTGATGCCTTATGTGCAGAATTATTTGGACAGAAGCCCACCTTCTCGTTCAGTGCTCCCAAAGAAGGGAACAGACCAGAAGCTGAGTCTATGAAGAAGGGCGTGATGTCTGAAGGGAACAAGGACAAGTCATCTGCATCGTCAAAATCACCTCCTGCAAGCATTAACAAGTCATTACAGCAACAGAAGAGGAGACCAAGGTTTGCTCCGGAGTTGGATGGAGTTCACTGTTTTGAGACAATACTTCCTTACTGAGCCTTCATTTCTTCACTGATTTTTGTATGTATTGAGCatctttaattcaattttatgatcgaaaaaaattcattaataaaactcAGAGCTGTTTCTTAGTGGTTGAATAGATtcttagtaaataaataaaagacagTATTGAGGAGGGAAAGGAATTGTCAATTACATATCAATTATGAATTGCTCTGATCTTGGAGTTTCTGATCTCCACTCTCCAATGAAACTTGGGAATCCACACAAGGACCATGGTGATTGACTCTTTCAACAGAACAAATTTCTTACAAATATCATCGTAGTTGCGGCTGATAACGCATTCATCTGGCAGAGATGGTGTTCTGAGTGTTTCACCGCTAAAATCAAGTGACAACACTACTGGACAGCCATCTTTACCCTTTACAGAGCAGTGACATCCATTTTTGCTGGAAAAGTTGTTAAAAGGATAATAGTAAGGTACTGATTTGATTGTGCCCGGCACTGTTACATCAAGTTTTTTCCAGGAGTCCTTCCCCAGGCCACATATTTCTACTTCATGTTTACGAGTCCACCAGTACAAATCAGTAAAATCCCAGATTAGAAGAATTCTAATTATCTTGAAATCATTGGTTTTTGAAGCAAAACCAAATCCAATGCCGGCTAATAATTCATTACCAGGCACCAGGAAGATGTGGCCGCAGCAGCTGCACGAACCGTGTCGAATTCGAAGACAAATCAAACCATAATAAGAACCCACAATTTCTACTTTTATATATCTATAAATACAATGGTTCGGTAAGGTTTGAGTCAAAAGACATCAAGTTTATGATGATCATACGAGATCAAGGAGAAAACATGATCCTTACTGATTTTGTCTCGGCGTTTAACAAGGAGacgatggatttttattttcacatcaTCATCATAGTTAAAAAGATGATTTCTGTAAATAAAATTTGGGTTAGAAAGGAGAGTGTACCAAGATTTGCAGACACACCTGAACCTTATGGAAGACCTGACATGCAGCCTAGTTAAGATACAAATCACCAAATCTTCAGGCAAAAAATCAATCATCGTGTATGTTCGTACTCAATTTTCTTCTCCAAAATCCTGAGAAACCTTTGACAGAGGAAAGAGTTATGACTTATGAGGCTCTCGTTATTTTGGTTTGTGGTTAAGATTTTGCGATCTTAAAGATGTGTGTATACATTGAAAGTCTTAAACCCTAAGACGACTTGTTGTAGTCCATATATAGGGTTTGTCAATTCAATGTGATTGATTTAGAAAGCTTATTAATCACATGACAAAACATGAAATCAGTTTCGTATTTGTAACAGAGATTTTCCCGCATCCCTGTAATTTACCATGGCAATTGACTCCTTGAACACGAAAAAGTCAGTCCAAATACCAAAAGGGTTGCTGTAGTAGGGGGGGCCGATAATGCAATCATCGAGCGGCAGGGGTGTTGTCTTGAATGTTTCGCTGCTCCAGTCACAATTGAATAACCATCTTTATACCAATGACATGATGCTCCAATACTTTTGCCGGAGAAGTTGGTAAAAGGGAAGCTGTAGGGTTTATGTGATGACACCGCTAATGTTTCATCAAGTTCTTTCCAAGAATCCTTCCTCAGGctatatatttcaaattcttAGGTGACAGAGATGCTCTCCTTCATCTTCTAAGATTAGAAGAATATGAATATCTTGTAATCATtggttttttaatcaaatccaaATCTGATGCAGAGCAATGACCTTTGTTTCATGAGTCACAGGGTTCTTTGGAACAATAGTAGAATAATTCTTCATCAGAAGACAAATCAAACAATTTCAGAAAGAACCCGCAACTTTTATATGGCTACCTTCATAGATTTTCTCGTCAGGAAATCATAGTAAAGTTTGAGTCCAAGGCATGTCAAGCTTCACATCATACGACAGGAAGGAGAAAGCATTACCCTGACGTCTGATCGTGTCCCGGCGTTAGATGCAGCGACGAATCCAGGATTTAAAAACTAGAtgggttatttttatattaaaataaaataagtatacAAGATAGGAGTACATAATAAGTCAATTTATCATTATAATGCATATTATACGTttaatgaaaatacaataaactATTATCTAAATTGTgtactatgtttttttatcaaatacatttttttaattattgattcatCATCTATACtagttgaaaagttttttttatatatatgtataattataCAATAAGTAAGAAACTCATTTTCTGTCTTGTTTTGAAGCcgatttttaatgaattttatagATGAAAGGCTTGTTTCACCATTGATGTAGAAATATGAAGAGTTAATACCAATTAACTCAGTTTACTAATTAAGATGAAATCATTTATTAAGTCTGTATCAACTAATCGATGATATAATATAACAAGATAATCAATATTTTAGAAGTTCAGATAATTCATTGACAACTTATAATACtccaattgtatttttaaactatgTAAATTTATCGAAATGAAGTTTTCAGGATAGAATTTCTCAGCAAACTTACATATATTCATTTAATAAAGTTAGAATTTTAACTTGTAGATGTTCTTACGAAAGCAATATCCAACAAAGTGTTTACAAGTTGTCTTAACAAGCTGTCCATGCAGCACCTTGAAGAAGAGGAGTGATTAATTATCTCCTATAATGGAGTGACTATCTCCCATTATTAGGGATAGAATTTTGTAATTATCATTAGTATAGCATATCCTGTTGTAAAAATAGCATAATTTTAGCAATATACTCGTTGTATATATATCTCGCATCATTGATAAATAAGATTATCAGAAAATTCTATCAACTCTTTGTGATTTAACACTTTAACCCCTCCTTAGTGTTTCTCCATGTAAAAGTTGTATCATTGCAGGCCATTGTATTTAAGAATAACATAGAAAAATGGCAATGGGTGCAGTTTCTGTGACAGTACCAGCTGTTGTTGCTGCAGCAGGGATTTATTTCTTTGACCAAAGCAACTCCAAAGCTCAGGTAATTTACAAGTCCCTTCATAAATTTCTCTTGTTTTCCTTCATCATGTAGTTTTAGTTCTTGTTTTGTGTGGAAAAATCCAAGCTAAATtatgttaaattgttttatgttCAGGGGTTTGGGAAGCAGAATGGGAGCATCTAGTGAAAACATTGTGGCAAAAGTGAAGAAAGAGGTGAAGAAGGCCAGTGAGATGCCAGAATTAGCACCTCAACTGGATGGTTTAAACTGTTTTGAAACATTAATGTGTCACCTATCTGCTTGGTTTTTGTGGTTAATTAGCTCCCGTGCTGCCTGCAGGGGTGGCTGTTAGCTATTAATGATAAACAATGGAAATCACCTTTCTCCAAAAAGTTATTTACTACTACTGTTATAGCTAGTCATGCATGGATTAGACATTCAAGGCACTTGCTAAAGAGCAGTGCTACCTTTTTAGTCTAAACGTTTTCTGATGATGTAATGAAAGAGGTTGAATTGGAGGGGATCCGAGGAGGGATATCTCCTATGTAACTACTCATTTTGTAAGGTTTAATTTGCTGCTTTGTTGTGTTGTTTTTAACTGATAATATGAGAATAGCTACGCCATCAAAGCAGATGACCTAATGCCAACAAATACTTCTGCAAAATGAGGGATACGGTGAGACTGATAAAAGTAAACAATTACAACATCTTGTAGAACAGATAACATATAGACCATGAACTCTGTGGTTTCATTGAATGCAGAGAAAATTTCTGCCTTGAGTATATACATCCTCATAACATCATTATGTTTCTGAAGTATTATACAAAGTTATATAACCTCCCGCGACCATTGGAAAGGGAAGAGTGAAACAAGGTTAAAAATAGAGCACCTCTCAAATTGGATTGAGAAAATAATGGTTTTCAACTTTCAAGTACTTCCAGCATTCAATTTAGCATTCTTTCCCATGTTTCCAAACCTTCTTCCCACACTGAATATAAATGCCTTGGTCAAGAGTCCTCTATCAAAACCGCATGCGAGTGCAATAGCTCCACCAACAATCAGAAGCTTTGGTATGTTCCTGCCCAAAGATTTCTCAGGAGCAGTTGCTGCTTCAGTCTCTGACAAATCCTCATCATCTCTCAAGGATCTCAGCAACTCTGGATTTATTTTGGTGTTAATCTGAGCCATGAAAGCAGGCCGAGAAAGTGTTACTCCCGATGCTCTTGTTCTTTGGTAGGCAAGTAAACCAGGCTCAATCTTCTTGACAGTTCCCCACATGCCATGCCGCACTCCAAGCTTCGCAATTTCCCATGGGATGCCCATGTCTTCATGATGGAAGAGTAATACCTCACAAGATGTCAACTGGCCATCACCTTTCCTTGATTCCACTGCCAAAGTgtaattgaaaagatattagtTGTCACTCTCTATTCTGAGTCTCATAGCAAATAATCGCACAAACACTTAAGCTATTGTAGGTTCACTCTCTAATTTACAGACTAGCTCTTCAGGGGACAAAGCAATTGCCCAACGTTCTGGTAACTCGAACCTGAAGAGCTGTTTCAAGCTGAAATATAAAGGGACTATTCAATTAGATGGCAGAAAGAAAGAAGCCACAGCATACCTGCTCGAATGCACCAACTTGAGTAGTATAGGTCAACGCGTCTTGGTTTATCTCGCCTTGGGACAGAAGAACTGGGTACTCCCTGAGATTTGTTAGGAAAGTAGTCAATAATACTGGACGTCCAAAATCTAACTGATGATTACAAAGGAGAAcaagcaaaaataataaaatagccAATAGATGAGATTGCTGGATGCTCCTTTTTGTTACCAAAGGTCTTTTTCCACAAGACCTTACATTACAATGTTATGTCTCTCCCTGTGGTCGGAAGAGGTTATGACTGGGAGCAATAGAAAAATGTAGCTCCTGAAGAATGCTGAGTACTGAACTTAGACCAAGGGGAACTCCCTCATAACCAAAAGGAACAAGTCTTTTCCATCCCTACCATTTTATGTATCATTACAAACCAAACATTCTCTTAGATGCTCACTCCTTATTGGTACAATCTTCGTTAAATTTAATCCCCAAAACATACACAAGTAAATAATTTGTCAATTTCCCCCAATCAGCTCACAAGGGTCTAGAATCAAGTATTTTATATGGTCAAATCCTATATCATCACCTAGGACACTAGTATTTCATAAACGGGGTTATTTAACGCTTCAAATACTCCCTTCACAAATATATCTCATCAATCCTTTCTTTTACTTTCTCTTTACTTGTGACACCAAGATAAGAATTATGCACTCAGGGAAGCACATCTCTGCTTACACCATCCCAATTTTAAGGCAGTTGCGatcaattatttaattgtaCCCTACGGCCGGGGAGATTCGAAATGGAGGGTTAAGAAGATCAGGCATACTTAGTTAGCATTGGCAGCCCTAGCTGATTGGCTTGATTAGACCATTGTTACATTACACATAGCCGAACTCATCTTCCATGTTTGGCCCCACAAAAACTGAGATAGGCACTAAATAGATCCTACTTTATGCTATTATTGTTGTACATAGAATAACATACTCCTGTTTCATACCTTGGTCACACAGTAATAAGATCTGCCTGATTCCCATATTCGCCGACCAATTATGTATTCTCTGTCACTACAGAAAAAAGGGAACTGCCAACACAAACCATTGGGAGGGGATGAGCACATAAAACCATGAGAAGCTATGAATTAGAACATATGAAAGGAAGACTCACTTTTCGCATCCAATGCACTAGCATAGTCCCAGTAGTGGGACATTCATCTAATATTGCAGAATAAGAAAGCATGTCATCCCACTTTGGCCGGAAATCATCATCCCAAAAGAAGTCTCTCACTATCTCTGGCGAGGCATTCTCAAAGACAGTGCTGCTACGATATTGGGGAGGACCAGTCTAACAGCCCATCAAAACAAGAACTGATCAACAAGATggcatatattttaaatatatccgATTGTATGAAAGAAAGTTGCTGAAATTCCAACCAAACTGAACCTCGAGACCTGATACAGCTGTTAGACAGAATTAAACTACTGTTTGAATAAGAGAAAAAAGTCTACCTTGGGATCTCTCCTCCATGCCTTATAAGTCATAGTTGGGGTGGAACGATCCATCATATGCATCCAAGTAGGACCTCCATCTTTCACCTCAACAAGCTGGTACAAGTGTTCTAAATCCTCCTCCGTGACTTGGCTAGCAACATTAGACTGGTCTTCATTCAGCTGTGATCTGCTAGACAAGTATTAAGAAGAAATTATTTACTCGCCTCAAATTAGGctcatgtaattttttctttaccaaTTATCCAAAACCATTTTTTGTCCATCCTATAGAGACAAAGTTTACATTGTGTGTCAACCCCAACAACTGATAGTTATAAAAGAATCATAAAGCATGAGATCATTACGAAACTACAACCTATTATCACATTGAattctaggtttttttcttgtttcctgCCTCATCCAATTTTAGTATCTGCAGAGATTCAAAGTTCTCACTAAGTTGCCATGATGGTAAAAATAACCCTACGTTTAGAACAAATGTGACAATATGTTGTGAATGTCTAATGCTTTAGaatcaattaatcaaattgATTACGAATTTCAATTccaaaaaatgattgaaagctTTATCCCTTATTTAGCAAACGACAAAACAATACCACTAACAAACTTCTAAATTCTTTCAAAGATTgcttaatattttgttgataatgAAAACTAGACACTTTGATAAGGGAAGGTACCTGCAATCTTCATATTCTGTAGGGGGCACAGGAGACAGATTCTGATGCACtaaattgttgttgttatctACAACCCAAGAAGCATCACAAGTTGAGGATCTCAACATGAATGAATTCCACTGTGAAAAAGAACCAAAAGTCTTCAATGGAGACATCAAAGACCGACAAGGTGAAGATGGCAACGATGAATCCAATATCTTTGATACACAGCAAGTCAATTTGTCACTTTCCCTGGTCACCCATTTTGGCTTCCATGACCATCCAAGCACTAAACCAATCAGAAAAGCTACCCACAATGGACCTAAAAGTCCCACCATTTCTGTACATACCCCTAACATTGAGGAGGGATTCTCTAAAACCTCATACAAAGCCTCAATCAAGGCCATAACATCACATAAACTTACAAAACCTAAATGGGCTATCAATAAAACCTCTaaatttgcaatctttttttttttggtaccaAAAGTTTCAACCTTTGAATCAAATAATCAAGGAAATTGATAATTCAAGAGATAGAAAACAAAGGGTTTCTAGAGAGACGGAGAAATATCAAGGCCCAGAAAGAAATATCACATGAATTTGGCAAGAAGAAGACCAGGAGACTGTTCGTGTTCGTGTTCGTGTTTGTTTGTGAAGATGACTGAGGCATGAGTGGTGGGGGTGATAAGAAAAGATTATGCGTGCGGATAAGAGAAGAGGTGTGTTGGGTTCATGTCACCATTGTTCGTTGGAGGAGAGAGCACCTCTTATTATTGAAGTTTATAAGAGGAAAGGAAGCACGGAAGGCACTCGTAAGGCCCCTctttgaaagaaaagagagaaacaattGGTGGAGAATGAATTCAGTTATGAGTTTTATCTACCAACACCACACCGCCCTCCTATATGTAGGAGAGAGGAAGGCGTAAAATGGATATGACACACTACTTTCACTGTTTCTTTTAGGTAATACCGTAATACTGTTTCCTTGTTGGTTTTGTTGTGAGGTTACCATTTTAGTCCTtctatttttcacatttttttaatatagttactTTTCTTAAGTTCATTCTTTCATTCCATAATCTATCACAATTGTAAAGCCTCAACCGGCTTATCAGCTTGACCTAGGATTTAAACTAAttcaagttaaaataataataataataataaaactcaattgATCAGTTCAAAACCTGATAtgcttaatttgttgtttttttaatgtttttttatcaaaacaacaacgttttgattttattaaaaaaaataaaaattaactcttCTACCCTATAACTTGGATCTTATCCCAAGTTAACCCCTTATTAAGGTTTTACAAATATATGTTCAATAATGAATGAAGAATGTGATCTTTTTgctcattttttgttttctattaactCTGTTATGTAAGAGACtgagaaacaaaataaaggaaaattaattcattttgctcttatgataaaataaacatCAATTGTGAGAAAATTCAATGAATGCAAACTCatatttcttgatatttttttttcaaaattattatcttttcttGCTTATTAAGGAcagtattgttattaaaatttgaaatatattatcaaaaggaaaaaataaatgaaatgaggGTGCTCTAGAATCTGGACCCACATTAAACG contains:
- the LOC133676232 gene encoding uncharacterized protein LOC133676232 isoform X2, whose protein sequence is MALIEALYEVLENPSSMLGVCTEMVGLLGPLWVAFLIGLVLGWSWKPKWVTRESDKLTCCVSKILDSSLPSSPCRSLMSPLKTFGSFSQWNSFMLRSSTCDASWVVDNNNNLVHQNLSPVPPTEYEDCRSQLNEDQSNVASQVTEEDLEHLYQLVEVKDGGPTWMHMMDRSTPTMTYKAWRRDPKTGPPQYRSSTVFENASPEIVRDFFWDDDFRPKWDDMLSYSAILDECPTTGTMLVHWMRKFPFFCSDREYIIGRRIWESGRSYYCVTKGVPSSSVPRRDKPRRVDLYYSSWCIRAVESRKGDGQLTSCEVLLFHHEDMGIPWEIAKLGVRHGMWGTVKKIEPGLLAYQRTRASGVTLSRPAFMAQINTKINPELLRSLRDDEDLSETEAATAPEKSLGRNIPKLLIVGGAIALACGFDRGLLTKAFIFSVGRRFGNMGKNAKLNAGST
- the LOC133676232 gene encoding uncharacterized protein LOC133676232 isoform X1, which produces MALIEALYEVLENPSSMLGVCTEMVGLLGPLWVAFLIGLVLGWSWKPKWVTRESDKLTCCVSKILDSSLPSSPCRSLMSPLKTFGSFSQWNSFMLRSSTCDASWVVDNNNNLVHQNLSPVPPTEYEDCSRSQLNEDQSNVASQVTEEDLEHLYQLVEVKDGGPTWMHMMDRSTPTMTYKAWRRDPKTGPPQYRSSTVFENASPEIVRDFFWDDDFRPKWDDMLSYSAILDECPTTGTMLVHWMRKFPFFCSDREYIIGRRIWESGRSYYCVTKGVPSSSVPRRDKPRRVDLYYSSWCIRAVESRKGDGQLTSCEVLLFHHEDMGIPWEIAKLGVRHGMWGTVKKIEPGLLAYQRTRASGVTLSRPAFMAQINTKINPELLRSLRDDEDLSETEAATAPEKSLGRNIPKLLIVGGAIALACGFDRGLLTKAFIFSVGRRFGNMGKNAKLNAGST